In the genome of Tannockella kyphosi, one region contains:
- a CDS encoding glycosyltransferase family 4 protein: MKKRKILIIMGRYLPGYKDGGPVRSIKNLVDYLGDEYDFQILTCDRDHGDDHSYQNIKVNDFNQVGNASVYYVSPKCFTFSVIRKLSNKADMVYVCGCFNDYAINTLILKRFNIIKKPVVVASMGLFSPMEFRLKYKKKKLFTTLFNLMGMFKNIYWSVTSEIEMDEVKKQISVINSNFYIAEDLPRVVDKVIVQKNKVKGVIDIVWISRITAKKNLLQAIEVLKYVKSEVHFTIYGPIHTPEYWDKCLKELDKLPVNISYEYKGNVNSEEVVKTLSNFHIFLFPTLGENYGHVIQEAFSAGCACILSDQTPWQNLEAHQVGFVYPVEDIINFAKSVDYYADMKQEEYNRVANKVVEYAIANSNEKVINTGYRVIFSIGE; this comes from the coding sequence ATGAAAAAAAGAAAGATATTAATTATTATGGGAAGATATCTACCTGGATATAAAGACGGTGGACCTGTTCGATCTATTAAAAATCTTGTTGACTATCTTGGAGATGAGTATGATTTCCAAATACTAACATGTGATAGAGATCATGGAGATGATCATTCTTATCAAAATATTAAAGTAAATGATTTTAATCAGGTAGGAAATGCTAGTGTTTACTATGTTTCACCTAAATGTTTTACATTTTCTGTCATAAGAAAATTGTCTAACAAAGCGGATATGGTGTATGTATGTGGATGTTTTAACGATTATGCTATCAATACTTTAATTCTTAAGAGATTTAATATCATAAAGAAACCTGTAGTTGTTGCAAGCATGGGACTTTTCTCACCTATGGAATTTAGATTGAAATACAAGAAAAAGAAATTGTTTACAACATTATTTAATTTAATGGGTATGTTTAAAAACATTTACTGGTCTGTTACATCAGAGATTGAAATGGATGAAGTAAAAAAACAAATAAGTGTAATAAATAGTAACTTTTATATAGCAGAAGATTTACCAAGGGTTGTTGATAAAGTGATTGTTCAAAAAAACAAGGTCAAAGGTGTTATTGATATTGTTTGGATTTCAAGAATTACAGCAAAAAAAAACTTATTACAAGCAATAGAAGTATTAAAATATGTTAAGAGCGAGGTGCATTTTACTATTTATGGACCGATTCATACTCCAGAATATTGGGATAAATGTTTGAAAGAACTTGATAAGTTGCCTGTTAATATTTCGTATGAGTATAAAGGTAACGTTAATTCTGAAGAAGTAGTTAAAACATTATCGAATTTTCATATATTTTTATTTCCTACATTAGGAGAAAATTATGGACATGTTATTCAAGAAGCATTTTCTGCTGGATGCGCCTGTATTTTAAGTGATCAAACACCTTGGCAAAACCTAGAAGCACATCAAGTGGGGTTCGTATATCCGGTAGAGGATATAATAAATTTTGCAAAGTCTGTAGACTATTATGCGGATATGAAGCAAGAAGAATATAATAGAGTAGCTAATAAGGTTGTTGAATACGCCATTGCAAATAGTAATGAAAAAGTAATAAACACAGGATATAGAGTGATTTTTTCGATAGGAGAATAA
- a CDS encoding glycosyltransferase family 2 protein, whose product MVDLTVIILTKNEEKNLRKCIESFRGTVKRFVIVDSFSDDGTEKLCKELNDELHEIGSCLDFYQNKFVNHANQFNWGLENTNITTKWSMRMDADEEIMAELADEIQKKISTLDESISGVILRRRVYFMGKWIKHGGRYPEKLLRIFKTGQATCELKVMDEHMILHHGNIMEFDKDLIDNNQKNLEWWTNKHNWYSNREVLDHQLTLESKMDKSLEEGAKSSLQAKIKRIVKNGGYYGLPKFYRAHFYFIYRYYIRLGFLDGPEGRIFHFLQAYWYRFLVDAKMYECEVKGIKMENQSDLKA is encoded by the coding sequence ATGGTTGATTTAACGGTTATTATTCTTACAAAAAATGAAGAAAAGAATCTTAGGAAATGTATTGAATCATTTAGAGGTACAGTAAAAAGATTTGTCATAGTGGATAGTTTCAGTGATGATGGAACTGAAAAACTGTGTAAGGAATTAAATGATGAATTACATGAAATAGGCAGTTGCCTAGATTTCTATCAAAATAAGTTTGTAAACCATGCTAATCAGTTTAATTGGGGATTAGAAAATACAAACATCACTACGAAATGGTCTATGCGTATGGATGCTGATGAAGAAATCATGGCAGAATTAGCTGATGAAATACAAAAAAAAATATCTACTCTAGATGAAAGTATTAGTGGTGTAATCCTAAGAAGAAGAGTCTACTTCATGGGTAAATGGATTAAACATGGTGGAAGATATCCTGAAAAATTACTTAGAATATTTAAGACAGGACAAGCTACATGTGAATTGAAAGTAATGGATGAACACATGATTTTACATCATGGAAATATTATGGAGTTTGATAAAGATTTAATTGATAATAATCAAAAGAATCTTGAATGGTGGACGAACAAACATAATTGGTATAGTAATAGAGAAGTACTTGATCATCAATTAACTTTGGAATCAAAAATGGATAAATCTCTAGAAGAAGGTGCAAAGTCATCATTACAAGCTAAAATAAAACGCATTGTAAAAAATGGTGGATATTATGGATTACCTAAATTTTATAGAGCTCACTTCTATTTTATTTATAGATATTATATTAGACTTGGTTTCTTAGATGGACCTGAGGGTAGGATATTTCATTTCTTACAGGCGTATTGGTATCGTTTTTTAGTAGACGCTAAGATGTATGAATGCGAAGTTAAAGGAATTAAGATGGAAAATCAAAGTGATTTGAAAGCATAG
- a CDS encoding acyltransferase gives MNSNWFKLFLKSNNIKYGKSLLLKGTPVMFNKKGASLNIGDNVTIKSSFLSNLIGLYSRTIIVTRTPESKILIGNNVGISGATIYARKSITIGDNTLIGGNVKILDNDFHPIEVEARNNDDKDKIGTREVVIGKNCFIGCNSIILKGTVLGDGCVVGAGSVVTGRYGDNCVIAGNPGRIVKILEGSM, from the coding sequence ATGAATAGTAATTGGTTTAAGTTGTTTTTAAAATCAAACAATATTAAATATGGAAAATCTCTTTTATTAAAAGGAACCCCTGTTATGTTTAATAAAAAAGGAGCTTCTTTGAATATAGGAGATAATGTAACTATTAAAAGTAGTTTCTTATCTAATCTAATAGGTTTATATTCTAGAACAATCATTGTTACAAGAACTCCTGAATCAAAAATACTTATAGGAAATAATGTAGGGATATCTGGCGCTACTATATATGCTAGAAAATCAATAACAATAGGTGATAATACTCTTATCGGTGGAAATGTAAAAATCTTAGATAATGATTTTCATCCTATTGAAGTAGAAGCACGTAATAATGATGATAAAGATAAAATAGGTACTAGAGAAGTAGTTATAGGAAAGAATTGTTTTATAGGATGCAACTCTATTATATTAAAAGGAACTGTCTTAGGTGATGGTTGTGTAGTAGGGGCAGGATCTGTAGTAACAGGAAGGTATGGAGATAACTGTGTAATAGCAGGTAATCCAGGAAGAATAGTTAAAATTTTGGAGGGAAGCATGTAA
- a CDS encoding glycosyltransferase family 4 protein, producing MDKKKMLVYAHYYVPDAASTGQILRELAEGMLDSFDITIICVVPSYLGTVEDKYKSKKFYYESLDGVNVVRIRVPEFTKANKISRIKNILSYFIGAMIATFKVGNQDYVFSISQPPILGGLLGIWGKLVKKAKFIYNIQDYNPEQVMAVGYSKNMIILNLMLFLDKFSCQNSDLVITVGRDLIQTLEKRFIGKQVPKSAMINNWTDETQVYPVDENHKKIIEFKEKYDLLDKFIIMYSGNIGLYYDLENIIKVIKEIKPDTKSVDGKEVVFVFVGAGSILDNLVAYKEENNLTNVMFIPYQDKKDLVYSLNAADVHWVVNAKGIKGVSCPSKCYGVMAAGKPILGVLEKGSECRLLIEETNSGICCEPGDYNAILENINFFIKQIDNKVMGMRGRTYLEKYLTKDISIEKYKDEILDC from the coding sequence GTGGATAAGAAAAAAATGTTGGTATATGCACACTACTATGTCCCTGACGCAGCATCAACAGGACAAATTTTACGTGAATTAGCTGAAGGTATGTTAGATAGTTTTGATATAACTATTATTTGTGTTGTACCTAGTTATTTAGGAACAGTGGAAGATAAATATAAAAGTAAAAAGTTTTATTATGAATCATTGGATGGTGTTAATGTTGTACGTATACGTGTTCCAGAATTTACTAAAGCAAATAAAATAAGCAGAATAAAGAATATTTTATCTTATTTTATAGGTGCTATGATTGCTACTTTTAAAGTGGGTAATCAGGATTATGTATTTTCTATTTCTCAACCACCTATCTTAGGAGGTTTATTAGGGATATGGGGAAAATTAGTAAAGAAGGCAAAGTTTATATACAACATTCAAGATTATAATCCAGAGCAAGTGATGGCTGTTGGTTATAGTAAGAATATGATTATTTTAAACTTAATGCTTTTTTTAGATAAGTTTAGTTGTCAAAATAGTGATTTAGTTATTACAGTTGGAAGAGATTTAATTCAAACTCTTGAAAAAAGATTTATAGGGAAACAAGTTCCTAAAAGTGCAATGATAAACAATTGGACTGATGAAACACAAGTCTATCCTGTAGATGAAAATCATAAAAAAATAATTGAGTTTAAAGAGAAATATGATTTGTTAGATAAATTCATCATTATGTATTCAGGCAATATAGGGCTTTATTATGATTTAGAGAACATTATAAAAGTAATAAAAGAAATAAAACCAGATACTAAATCAGTAGATGGAAAAGAAGTAGTATTTGTATTTGTAGGTGCAGGTTCTATATTAGATAATCTAGTTGCTTATAAAGAAGAAAACAATCTTACAAACGTAATGTTTATTCCATATCAAGATAAAAAAGATTTAGTATATAGTCTAAATGCTGCTGATGTACATTGGGTAGTTAATGCAAAGGGGATAAAAGGAGTATCGTGTCCTTCTAAGTGTTATGGAGTAATGGCTGCTGGAAAACCTATTTTAGGTGTTTTAGAAAAGGGATCTGAATGTAGATTATTAATAGAGGAAACTAATTCTGGTATATGTTGTGAACCAGGTGATTATAACGCTATATTAGAAAATATCAATTTCTTTATAAAACAAATTGATAATAAAGTTATGGGTATGAGAGGTAGAACATATCTAGAAAAATATCTTACTAAAGATATTTCTATTGAAAAATATAAAGATGAAATATTAGATTGTTAG
- a CDS encoding glycosyltransferase family 2 protein, with the protein MDKIKIGKYCGKGVVSFIVPVYNAEKYLSRCIESLINQSYREIEIILVNDCSSDKSAAICDQYAEKDKRVRVIHKNVNQGVSKARNEGITLANGELITFVDSDDYVSVLMAEDIVNNMTDQVDMVVYGKRVVTMDSKVLFEERYADTKSSGLEIGKTLNNINMAYMYAKVYRKSILDISPIRFDENASMGEDSIFVKEYICHINKELITSSKCFYFYVRENNQSLSNKYYDNLEYVYGRIWKQSELLSKRYPEYILKGTKNTLIITMVIQNLYAKQSKLTFRKRVSVIKKYMDNDIDRLEMISLDGKGMQTVIRRICFKLKNPYLLDFIFFIAKQIKTLCYK; encoded by the coding sequence ATGGATAAAATTAAGATAGGAAAATATTGTGGAAAGGGTGTTGTAAGCTTTATAGTTCCTGTTTACAATGCCGAAAAATATTTATCAAGATGTATTGAAAGTTTAATTAATCAATCTTATCGTGAAATTGAAATTATTCTGGTTAATGACTGTTCTTCAGATAAGAGTGCTGCTATTTGTGATCAATATGCAGAAAAGGATAAAAGAGTAAGAGTAATTCATAAAAATGTCAATCAAGGCGTTTCAAAGGCAAGAAATGAGGGTATTACATTGGCAAATGGAGAGTTGATAACGTTTGTAGATAGTGATGACTATGTATCTGTTTTGATGGCAGAAGATATCGTAAATAATATGACTGATCAAGTCGATATGGTAGTGTATGGCAAAAGGGTAGTAACCATGGATTCTAAAGTGCTTTTTGAAGAGAGGTATGCAGATACAAAATCATCAGGTTTAGAGATTGGAAAAACTCTAAATAATATTAACATGGCATATATGTATGCTAAGGTATATAGAAAATCAATATTAGATATATCTCCTATTAGGTTTGATGAAAATGCTTCGATGGGGGAAGATTCTATTTTTGTCAAAGAATATATTTGTCATATAAATAAAGAGTTAATAACATCTTCAAAATGTTTTTACTTTTATGTCCGAGAAAATAATCAATCATTATCGAATAAGTATTATGATAATTTGGAGTATGTTTACGGTAGGATATGGAAACAGAGCGAACTATTATCAAAAAGATATCCTGAATATATCCTGAAAGGTACAAAAAACACATTGATTATAACAATGGTAATACAAAACCTATATGCAAAACAAAGTAAACTAACGTTTAGAAAAAGAGTAAGTGTGATTAAAAAATATATGGATAATGATATCGATCGATTAGAAATGATTTCATTAGATGGAAAAGGTATGCAAACAGTCATTAGAAGGATTTGTTTTAAATTGAAAAATCCATACTTATTAGATTTTATTTTTTTTATAGCAAAGCAAATAAAAACGTTGTGTTATAAGTAA
- a CDS encoding Na/Pi cotransporter family protein: MTLADIDWPLILAGLGLFLFGIEYMGEGLKNFSGDKLKDIIDKYTSSPIKGILIGALVTCLIQSSSGTTALTIGLIRSGLMTLTQGVGIIMGANIGTTITAFLIGLDIAEYSVYFISAGACLLLFFSSKKMKYLGQILFGFGCLFYGLELMGDNLKIISQVEEFQAATVYLAQNPLLGLVGGIVLTMIIQSSSAVIAIVQQMYGVGAITLGIALPFTFGSNIGTTITAILASFGGSVPSKRAAAFHTLFNVLGTVFFMLLLIPFQSMIEYINGLLNLTPEMELALAHGIFNVSTTILLFPFIGKMVTLVKKIIPSNAQEYEMDLSELDPHVVQIFPSHALEIAKTKTVEMGKVTKDCVLSTKKYFVAKSNNDRSYALEMENAINLLDDRITHYLVLISSETLNDSDALTYLSNMKAIKDLERIGDLSMNILKYFEAVFDERDDFSPEAREDVIRMLDMVLVMLEKTMIAFENSDSKVRDEVDELENELDYLTKKAKQRHIQRVITKVEKSPLVNSTYVDIISNLERMGDHCQNIAEYYSSTDEIVHHPEIQAQ, from the coding sequence ATGACATTAGCAGATATTGATTGGCCATTAATTTTGGCTGGGTTAGGATTGTTTTTATTTGGTATTGAGTATATGGGAGAAGGTTTAAAGAATTTCTCTGGAGATAAATTAAAAGATATTATTGATAAATATACTTCTAGTCCAATAAAAGGTATTTTAATTGGAGCATTAGTTACTTGTTTAATACAATCAAGTTCAGGTACTACTGCATTAACTATTGGATTAATTCGTTCAGGATTAATGACATTAACTCAAGGTGTTGGTATTATTATGGGGGCCAATATAGGTACTACTATTACTGCCTTTTTAATTGGGTTAGATATTGCAGAATATTCTGTATACTTTATTTCAGCAGGAGCTTGTTTATTATTATTCTTTAGTTCTAAGAAGATGAAATATTTAGGACAAATTCTATTTGGGTTTGGTTGTTTATTTTATGGTTTAGAATTAATGGGTGATAATCTAAAGATTATTTCTCAAGTAGAAGAATTTCAAGCAGCAACTGTATATTTAGCACAAAATCCTTTATTAGGATTAGTTGGCGGGATTGTTTTAACAATGATAATTCAATCATCAAGTGCTGTTATTGCTATTGTGCAACAAATGTATGGTGTTGGTGCTATTACATTAGGAATTGCATTACCATTTACATTTGGTAGTAATATTGGTACTACTATTACAGCTATATTAGCATCCTTTGGTGGATCAGTCCCTTCAAAAAGAGCTGCAGCTTTCCATACATTATTCAATGTTTTAGGAACTGTATTCTTTATGTTACTACTTATTCCATTCCAATCCATGATTGAATATATAAATGGTTTACTCAACCTGACCCCGGAAATGGAATTAGCGTTAGCTCATGGTATATTTAATGTATCTACTACTATCTTATTATTCCCATTTATTGGAAAAATGGTTACACTTGTAAAGAAAATTATTCCTAGCAATGCTCAAGAATATGAAATGGACTTAAGTGAATTAGATCCTCACGTTGTTCAAATATTCCCTAGCCATGCTTTAGAAATAGCGAAAACAAAAACAGTTGAAATGGGTAAAGTTACTAAAGATTGTGTACTAAGTACTAAAAAATACTTTGTAGCTAAATCAAATAATGATCGCTCTTATGCATTAGAAATGGAAAATGCGATTAACTTATTAGATGATCGTATTACTCATTACTTAGTATTAATTAGCTCTGAAACATTAAATGATTCTGATGCTTTAACTTATTTATCAAATATGAAAGCAATCAAAGATTTAGAACGTATTGGTGACTTAAGTATGAATATCTTAAAATATTTTGAAGCTGTATTTGATGAAAGAGATGATTTCTCACCAGAAGCAAGAGAAGATGTTATAAGAATGTTAGATATGGTTTTAGTAATGTTAGAAAAAACAATGATAGCATTTGAAAATAGTGATTCTAAGGTTCGTGATGAAGTCGATGAATTAGAAAATGAATTAGATTACTTAACAAAAAAAGCAAAACAAAGACATATTCAACGTGTTATTACTAAAGTTGAAAAATCACCTTTAGTAAACTCTACTTATGTTGATATTATCTCTAATTTAGAAAGAATGGGAGATCATTGTCAAAACATTGCTGAATATTATAGTTCAACTGATGAAATAGTTCATCATCCTGAAATTCAAGCACAATAA
- a CDS encoding Gfo/Idh/MocA family oxidoreductase, with amino-acid sequence MEKIKIGIIGNGWRTMNYVQIIEHLNEVFEIKGMLLRNDKKAKDLSNRFPTFTNKEAFFQLDVDFIFCLLPKGIMVEWCQEIFERNIPVLIETSPGKTMEDLHAMWELKEKYNARIQVAEQYFLQPYHSTLISVANSGLLGDITDCTIGAMHGYHGTSVMRKLLGIGYENFKVSGKEFHFPVTYTHGRAGASQDGDIVQDCTKKAVFEFENGKVGFFDFGSEKYFNRIRDLQMSLRGVRGEVFNTTIHYLNEDNLPISQEMNRVDAGTFGNLEGYFHIGFTFQGNYVYKNPFEKYKARLSDDEIAMAGMLVGMAEYVKTGKEFYSLQEALQDTYLMLLMEESIEKGTVVQSTTMPWAK; translated from the coding sequence ATGGAAAAAATTAAAATTGGTATTATAGGTAATGGCTGGCGGACAATGAATTATGTTCAAATTATAGAACATTTAAATGAAGTCTTTGAAATAAAAGGGATGTTACTTCGAAATGACAAAAAAGCAAAAGATTTATCAAATAGATTTCCTACATTTACTAATAAAGAAGCATTCTTTCAATTAGATGTTGATTTTATCTTTTGTTTGCTTCCTAAAGGAATTATGGTGGAATGGTGTCAGGAAATATTTGAAAGAAATATTCCCGTATTAATAGAAACATCACCTGGAAAAACAATGGAAGATCTTCACGCTATGTGGGAGCTAAAAGAAAAATATAATGCAAGAATTCAAGTAGCAGAACAATATTTCTTACAACCTTATCACAGTACGCTTATTAGCGTTGCTAATAGTGGATTATTAGGTGATATTACTGATTGTACGATTGGAGCGATGCATGGTTATCATGGGACTTCTGTGATGCGTAAACTTTTAGGGATAGGGTATGAGAATTTCAAAGTATCAGGGAAAGAATTTCATTTTCCTGTCACGTATACTCATGGTAGAGCTGGTGCTAGTCAAGATGGTGATATTGTTCAAGATTGTACTAAAAAAGCTGTATTTGAGTTTGAGAATGGAAAAGTAGGTTTCTTTGATTTTGGATCTGAAAAATATTTTAATCGCATTCGTGATTTACAAATGTCACTAAGAGGGGTTAGAGGAGAAGTTTTTAATACGACTATCCATTATTTAAATGAGGATAACTTACCTATATCACAAGAAATGAATAGAGTAGATGCTGGTACTTTTGGTAATCTAGAAGGATACTTCCATATAGGTTTTACTTTCCAAGGTAACTACGTGTATAAAAATCCTTTTGAAAAATACAAGGCTCGTTTATCAGATGATGAAATAGCAATGGCAGGAATGCTTGTAGGTATGGCAGAGTATGTGAAAACAGGAAAAGAATTCTATTCATTACAAGAAGCATTACAAGATACTTATTTAATGCTTTTAATGGAAGAAAGCATTGAAAAAGGCACAGTAGTTCAATCAACTACCATGCCTTGGGCTAAATAA
- a CDS encoding nitroreductase family protein, translated as MELKDVIVQRRTVRKYCGKEVLKEDLEALVEAANLAPSWKNSQTGRYYIIHSKEMIDKYRNDCFGEYNAGNTKGVGALIVTTFVEKRAGFERDGTPSNELGNGWGCYDLGLQNQNLLLKAHDLGLSTLVMGIRDEPKTRSLLDIPSQELIVSVIAVGYALETPDKPNRKAVSDIVKFY; from the coding sequence ATGGAATTAAAGGATGTTATAGTTCAAAGACGTACTGTTCGTAAGTATTGTGGAAAAGAAGTGTTAAAAGAGGATTTAGAAGCTTTAGTAGAAGCTGCTAATTTAGCACCTTCTTGGAAAAATAGCCAAACTGGTAGATATTATATTATTCATAGTAAAGAAATGATTGATAAATATCGTAATGATTGTTTTGGAGAATACAATGCCGGTAATACTAAAGGAGTGGGAGCTCTTATTGTTACTACTTTTGTTGAAAAAAGAGCTGGATTTGAACGTGATGGAACACCTAGTAATGAATTAGGGAATGGATGGGGATGTTATGATTTAGGGTTACAAAATCAAAACTTATTACTAAAAGCCCATGATTTAGGGTTATCAACATTAGTAATGGGTATTCGTGATGAACCAAAAACTAGATCATTGTTAGATATTCCAAGTCAAGAACTAATAGTTTCTGTTATTGCAGTAGGTTATGCATTAGAAACACCAGATAAACCTAATCGAAAAGCAGTTAGTGATATTGTTAAATTTTATTAA
- a CDS encoding leucyl aminopeptidase family protein, translating into MIKINNKKNTDFLVEIIDPSSFKDFHLGFKSHVYDAKTKTISFAGKESYDNEELMELFARIYKTVEAMKLDAVSINILNFSSNQYYAIVMGLVLASYKLKEKDEVNIEITLITDSKKEAFEEYLIVASNMNFAKMLSNAPACNMTPQIFVDVATKALEGQANVSIDVILEEEIVQKGMGGLYGVGKGSANRPCMLVINYTPLENQAVFGLVGKGVTFDTGGYSLKPSASMVGMKSDMGGAASVLAVIKSAIEQKVQRNLVAIMPLCENRISDSSILPGDIISMYDGTTVEVLNTDAEGRLILADAVSYAINDKKVAGVIDMATLTGAAVAAFGHTITPILTNNDCLWEDLKSAYEFTQEKFISMPYYKEHYKMIESKMADLKNLGGKSCGVVTAGLFIEHFASSVPWMHFDIAGTHDVEAPLYEYQQAGCVSGAIPSVYYMIKK; encoded by the coding sequence ATGATAAAAATTAATAACAAAAAAAATACAGATTTCTTAGTAGAAATCATTGATCCAAGTAGTTTTAAAGATTTTCATTTAGGATTTAAGTCTCATGTTTATGATGCTAAGACGAAAACAATTTCTTTTGCAGGAAAAGAAAGTTATGATAATGAAGAGTTAATGGAATTATTTGCTAGAATTTATAAAACAGTAGAAGCAATGAAGTTAGATGCTGTTTCGATTAATATTCTAAATTTTAGTTCTAATCAATATTATGCAATTGTAATGGGGTTGGTTTTGGCTAGTTATAAGTTAAAAGAAAAAGATGAAGTGAATATAGAGATTACGTTAATAACAGATAGTAAAAAAGAAGCATTTGAAGAATATCTGATTGTTGCTAGTAATATGAATTTTGCAAAAATGTTATCAAATGCACCAGCATGTAATATGACACCACAAATATTTGTAGATGTTGCAACAAAAGCATTAGAAGGACAAGCAAATGTGAGTATTGATGTAATTTTAGAAGAAGAGATTGTTCAAAAAGGTATGGGTGGATTATATGGAGTAGGTAAAGGTAGTGCAAATCGTCCATGTATGTTAGTTATTAACTATACGCCATTAGAAAATCAAGCTGTTTTTGGTTTAGTAGGAAAAGGAGTTACTTTTGATACTGGTGGATATAGTTTGAAACCTAGTGCTTCAATGGTTGGTATGAAATCAGATATGGGTGGAGCTGCTAGTGTTTTAGCTGTTATTAAATCAGCTATTGAACAAAAAGTACAAAGAAACTTAGTAGCAATAATGCCTTTATGTGAGAATCGTATTTCTGATAGTTCTATTTTACCTGGTGATATTATTTCTATGTATGATGGTACTACAGTAGAAGTATTAAATACGGATGCAGAAGGTAGATTGATATTAGCGGATGCTGTTAGTTATGCAATTAATGATAAAAAAGTAGCAGGAGTTATTGATATGGCTACTTTAACTGGAGCAGCAGTTGCTGCTTTTGGACATACTATTACTCCAATTCTTACCAACAATGATTGCTTATGGGAAGATTTGAAATCAGCTTATGAATTTACACAAGAGAAGTTTATTTCGATGCCTTATTATAAAGAACATTATAAAATGATTGAAAGTAAGATGGCTGATTTAAAGAATTTAGGAGGTAAGTCTTGTGGAGTAGTGACAGCAGGCTTATTTATTGAACATTTTGCAAGTAGTGTGCCTTGGATGCATTTTGATATTGCCGGGACACATGATGTAGAAGCACCTTTGTATGAGTATCAACAAGCTGGGTGTGTTTCAGGAGCAATACCAAGTGTTTATTATATGATTAAAAAATAA